The Deinococcus aquaedulcis genomic interval AACACCATCAACACCATGGTGGACCAGCTGAACGCCTTCGCCAGCGAAGTGACGCGCGTGGCCCGCGAGGTGGGTACCGAGGGCCGTCTGGGCGGTCAGGCCGATGTGCGCGGCGTGGGCGGCACCTGGAAAGACCTCACCGACAACGTGAACTTCATGGCGAACAACCTGACCGGGCAGGTGCGCAACATTGCGGACGTGACGACGGCGGTGGCGAATGGTGACCTGAGCAAGAAAATCACCGTGGACGCCCGGGGCGAGATTCTGGACCTGAAGAACACCATCAACACGATGGTGGACCAGCTGAACGCCTTTGCGGGCGAGGTGACCCGCGTGGCCCGCGAGGTGGGCACTGAGGGCAAACTGGGCGGGCAGGCGCAGGTGGTGGGCGTGGGCGGCACCTGGAAGGACCTCACGGAAAACGTGAATTCCATGGCCTCGAACCTCACCGATCAGGTGCGCAACATCGCCTTCGTGACCACAGCGGTGGCGAACGGCGACCTGAGCAAGAAGATCACGGTGGACGTGAAGGGCGAGATTCTGGACCTGAAAAACACCGTGAACACGATGGTGGACCAGCTGAACGCCTTTGCCAGCGAAGTGACCCGCGTGGCCCGCGAGGTGGGCACCGAGGGCAAGCTGGGCGGCCAAGCCGATGTGCGCGGCGTGGCGGGGACCTGGAAAGACCTCACCGACAACGTGAACTTCATGGCGTCGAACCTCACGGATCAGGTGCGCAACATCGCCTTCGTGACCACAGCGGTGGCGAACGGGGACCTGAGTAAAAAGATCACAGTGGACGTGAAGGGCGAGATTCTGGACCTGAAAAACACCGTGAACATCATGGTGGACCAGCTGAATGCCTTTGCCAGCGAAGTCACGCGTGTGGCGCGCGAGGTGGGCACCGAGGGCAAGCTGGGCGGGCAGGCCAACGTGCCCGGCGTGGGCGGCACCTGGAAGGACCTCACGGAGAACGTGAACTCTATGGCGTCCAACCTCACCGGGCAGGTGCGCGGTATTGCCCGCGTGGTGACGGCGGTGGCGAACGGCGACCTGAAAAAGACCCTGACCCTGGAAGCCAAGGGCGAGATTGCCGAGCTGGCCGAAACCATCAACTCCATGATCGAGACGCTGGCGACCTTTGCCCAGCAGGTGACCGGCGTGGCGCGCGAGGTGGGCGTGGAAGGCCGCCTGGGCGGGCAGGCCAGCGTGCCCGGCGCCAGCGGCACCTGGAAGGACCTCACCGACAACGTGAACCAGCTGGCGGCCAACCTGACCACCCAGGTGCGTGCCATTGCCGATGTGGCCACCGCCGTGACGGCCGGCGACCTGACCCGCTCCATCAACCTGGACGCGCGGGGCGAGCTGGACGCGCTGAAAGACAACATCAACGAGATGATCGTCAACCTGCGCGAGACCACCGAGAAGAACACCGAGCAGGACTGGCTGAAAACCAACCTCGCCAAGTTCACCCGGATGCTGCAGGGCCAGCGCGACCTGCTGACCGTCAGCCGCCTGATCCTCTCGGAGCTGGCGCCGCTGGTGAAGGCCCGCCACGGCGTCTTTTACACCATGGACGAGGACACCACCACCCTGCAGCTGCAGGCCAGCTACGCCTACCGCGAGCGCAAGGGGCTGACCAACCGCTTTGCGCTGGGCGAGGGGCTGGTGGGGCAGGCCGCGCTGGAACAGGAAATGATCGTCCTGACCCATGTGCCCGACGACTACGTGCAGATCAACTCCGGGCTGGGGGCCAGCGCGCCGCGCACCATCGTGGTGCTGCCGGTGGTCTTTGAAGGGCAGACCAAGGCGGTCATTGAAATGGCGTCCTTTGAAACCTTCAGCGCCACCCACCTGAGCTTCCTGGAGCAGTTCACGGAATCGGTGGGGATCGTGCTGAACACCATTCAGGCCACCATGCGCACGGAAACGCTGCTGCGCCAGTCGCAGAGCATGGCCCAGGAACTGCAGAGCCAGCAGGAAGAATTGCGCCAGACCAACGAGGAACTGGAAGAAAAAGCCCGCCTGCTGGCCGACCAGAACCGCGAGGTGGAAGACAAGAACCGGCAGGTGGAATCGGCCCGCCACGCCCTGGAAGAAAAGGCGGCCCAGCTGGCCCTGACCAGCAAGTACAAGAGCGAGTTCCTGGCGAACATGAGCCACGAGCTGCGCACGCCGCTGAACAGCCTGCTGCTGCTGGCCGGGCAGCTGCGCGAGGACCCGCAGGGCAACCTGTCGGATCAGCAGAAGGCCTACGCCAAGACCATCTTTGCGGCCGGCAACGACCTGCTGAACCTCATCAACGACATCCTGGACCTCTCGAAGATCGAGTCCGGTACCGTGAACGCCGACCCCACGCAGGTGACCTTTGCGCGCATCCGCGAGGCGGTGGAAACCACCTTCGCGCACCTCGCGGCAGAAAAGGGCGTGGAACTGCGTCTGGACTTCAGCCCACAGCTGCCCGCCAGCCTGTACACCGACGACACCCGCCTGCTGCAGATTCTGAAAAACCTGCTGTCCAACGCCTTCAAGTTCACGGCGGAAGGGCACGTGGCCCTGGACGTCGAGCCGGTGCGGCGCGGTTGGAGCCCCGACCAGACAGCGCTGAACAGTGCGGCCGGCGTGGTGGCCTTCCGCGTGTCGGACACCGGCATTGGCATCGCCGCTGACAAGCAGCGCCTGATCTTCGAGGCCTTCCAGCAGGCCGACGGCTCCACCAGCCGCAAGTACGGCGGCACCGGCCTGGGGCTGGCGATCAGCCGCGAACTGGCGCGCATTCTGGGCGGCGAAATCACCCTAGAGAGCACGCCGGGCCAGGGCAGCCGCTTTACCCTGTACCTGCCGCTGCGCTTCCAGGCCCCGCCGGAATTGCGCGCGCCCCGCGCCCTGCCAGTGGGTGCCCCTGCTGGCCTCCAGGCCGCGCCGGTGCAATTCGGCAGTGGGCAGGCCAGCAATGGGCAGTTCGGCAATGGGCAGTTCGGTAGTGGGCAGGCCAGCGCCGAGCAGGCGGCCCCCGAGGCCACAGTGATTCAGGATGACCGCGCCGCGCTGCAACCCGGCGACCGTATCCTGCTGATCGTGGAGGACGACCCGGCCTATGCGGGCGTGCTGCTGGACTTGGCACACGAACGCGGCTTCATGGGCCTGGTGGCGGCGCGCGGCGATCAGGCGCTGCACCTCGCGCAGACCTACCGCCCGGCAGCCGTCACCCTGGACCTCACGCTGCCCGACACCAACGGCTGGGCGGTGCTAGACGCCCTGAAGCACGACCCCCAGACCCGGCACATTCCGGTGCACATCATCTCCGGGCAGGAACCCAGCATCGTCAGCCGCAAGCTGGGCGCGCTGGACCACACCACCAAGGCAGGCAACCGCCAGCAGCTGACCGAGGTGTTCACCAACCTTGAAGCCTTCCTGGCCCGCCGGGTCAAGCGCGTGCTGATCGTGGAAGACGACGAACTGCAGCGCCAGAGCCTCGAAGAGCTGATTGGCGACACCGATGTGGAAACGGTGTCGGTCACCACGGGCGCGGCGGCGCTGGAGGCCCTGCAGGGCGCGCCCTTCGACTGCATTGTGCTGGACCTGCACCTGCCCGACATGAGCGGCTTTGACCTGATGACCAACCTGAATGAAACGCCCGCCTACCGGGCCATTCCGATCATCGTGTACACCGCCCAGGACCTCACGCGCGCCCAGGAGACGCAGCTGCGCAAGGCGGCCAAGTCCATCATCGTGAAAGACGTGCGCTCGCCCGAGCGGCTGCTGGACGAGGTGACCCTCTTCCTGCACCGCGTGGAAGCCACGCTGCCCGAAGGCAAACGCCAGATCCTGGCCGGCGCCCGGCAGCAGGAACCCGAGCTGCACGGCAAGAAGGTGCTGCTGGTGGACGACGATATCCGCAACATCTTTGCGCTGACGGCGGTGCTGGAGCGCCACCAGATGCAAATCGTGACCGCCGAGAACGGCCGCGAAGCCCTGGCCGCCCTGGACGCCCATGACGACATTGACCTGGTGCTGATGGACGTGATGATGCCGGAACTCGACGGCTACGAAACCACGCGCCTGATCCGCCGCAACCCGGCCTACACCGCCCTGCCCATCATCTCGCTGACCGCCAAGGCCATGCCCGGCGACCGCGAGCAGTCCATTGAATCCGGGGCCAGCGACTACATCAGTAAGCCGGTGAACACCGCGCAACTGCTGTCGCTGCTGCGGGTGTGGCTCTCGAAGTGAGCGGCGAGTTCCCCAGAGAACCCCTGCAGGACATCGAGTTGTCGCTGCTGCTGGAAGCCGTGTACCGCGCCACCGGGCACGATTTCCGGGCCTACACCACCGCCACCATCCGCCGCCGGGTGCTGCACGCGGTGGCCGAAGAGGGTCTGGAGAGCATCAGCGCGCTGCAGGCGCGGGCGCTGCACGACGCGGCGGCCATGCAGCGGCTGCGCGAAACGCTGGCCATCAACGTGACCGAGATGTTCCGCGACCCCACCTTCTTCCGGGCGCTGCGCGAACAGGTGCTGCCGCTGCTGCGCACCCATCCGTTCGTGCGGGTGTGGCACGCGGGCTGCTCCACGGGCGAAGAAGTGTATTCGCTGGCGATTCTGCTGCACGAGGCGGGGCTGCTGGACCGCAGCCGCCTGTACGCCACGGACATGCACGCCCCGGCGTTGCAGCAGGCCCGCCAGGGCATCTACCCGCTGGGCAAGCTGGCGGCCTATGAGGACAATTACCACCTGTCTGGTGGGCAGGCGGAGTTCGGGGACTACTTCACCCAGCAGTACGGGCACGCGCGGGTGAAGGCGTTCCTGCGCCAGCCCATCATCTGGGGCCAGCACAACCTCGCCACCGATTCGTCGTTCAACGAGTTTCACCTGATTCTGTGCCGCAACGTGATGATCTACTTCACCCGGCCACTGCAGGACCACGTGCAGGCCCTGCTTTGGGAAAGCCTGATGCCTTTCGGGGTGCTGGGCCTGGGGCACCACGAAAGCCTGGATTTCAGCCCGCAGGCGGTGCGCTTTGAACCGCTGAATCTGGCCGAGAAGCTGTACCGGCGGGTGGGCTGATGCCCGGCACCTTGCCGCTGGCTGTGCCGCGCGCCCGCATCCTGATCGTGGATGACCAGGACAGCAAGCGCCTGGGACTGGCCGCCGCGCTGGAGCCGCTGGGCCAGGAGGTGGTGATGGTGGCCTCGGGCCGCGAGGCCCTGCGCCATCTGCTCACCGGCGAGTTCGCGGTGATTCTGCTGGACGTGCAGATGCCGGATATGGACGGCTTTGAAACCGCCCGCCTGATCCGCAGCCGCCGCCAGACCGAAACCACCCCGATCATCTTCGTGACCGCCCACGACCGCGCCGAGGCCGACATGCTGGGCGGCTACACTCTGGGGGCGGTGGACTTCATCTATTCCCCGGTGCGCTCCGAGGTGCTGCGCGCCAAGGTGAACGTGTTCGTGGAACTGCACCTTAAAACCCTGACCGTGCAGGCCCACGAGCGGCGGCTGCGCGAATTGGAAAGCCGGCAGGCCCAGCACGAACTCGCCAAACTGTGGGGCGCCATCGCCCAGTCGGCCGACCCCGTCATGATCACCAACCGCGACGGCGTGATCGAGTACGTGAACAGCGCCTTCGAGCGCGTGACTGGCTACGCGGCCGAGGAAGCCCTGGGCCAGACCCCGGCCCTGCTGAACGCCGGGCGGCAGGACGCGGTCTTTTTCGAAGGGCTGTGGCGCACGCTGCTGGGCGGCGAGGTGTTCCGGGGCGAGTTCATCAACCGGCGCAAGGACGGCGGCGAATACCACGAAGAAAAAACCATCACGCCCATCCGTGACGAGGCCGGGCGCATCACGCACTTCGTGGCCACCAGCCAGGACGTGACCTACCGCAAGCAGATGGAAGCCCAGCTGCACGCCCTGAACGCGTCCCTGGAGGCCCGGGTGCGCGAACGCACCGCCGAACTGGAGGACGTGAACAGCGAGCTGGAAGCCTACGCCTATTCCATCTCGCACGACCTGCGCACGCCGCTGCGGCACATTGGCTCGTTTGCCGACCTGCTAGCCCGCTCCAGCGGCGAGCGCCTGGGCGACCCCGGGCAGCGGTATCTGCGCATTATTCAGGACGGCGCCGTAAAGATGGAGGCCCTGATTGACGGCCTGCTGGACTTTGCCCGCACCGGCCGCAGCGAACTGCGCCCACAGACCATCGAATTGCCCCGGCTGGTGCAGGAGATCATCGCTGAACTGCCCGGCGCCGACGCCGCCACCTGGGAGGTGCGCGACCTGGGCACCGTCTGTGGCGACCTGCTGGGTGTACGACAGGTGCTGACCAACCTGCTCACGAACGCCCTGAAGTACGCCCACCCGGCCCGTACGCCCCACATTGAACTCTGGACCGAAGCGGGCGAGCACGAACAGACCGTGCATGTGCGGGACAATGGCCTGGGCTTCGACATGACCTACGGCCACCGCCTGTTCGCCGTGTTCCAGCGCCTGCATACCGAAGCGCCGGGGCACGGGGTGGGGCTGGCCATCGTCAAGCGCATCGTGACGCGCCACGGCGGCCGCATCTGGGCCGAGAGCGTGGAGGGCGAGGGGTCCACCTTCAGCTTCAGCCTGCCCGGTGGCCCGCCTTCCCCCCCGGGCGAATAAAGCGGCCCTACCAACACCAGGGGCGACGGAGGTTCCATTCTCCGTCGCCCCTGGAATCTTTCCGTTTACAACCGCCGCAGTTCATCTCCCAGGCGGTCGCGCAACCGGGCGTAAACCTCGCGCGCCACCTGATCGAGGTCCACCTGCGCTGGGGTGGCGGCCCGGCGACCTACCGCTGGCGAGCCAGATGCGGCCGCTGGGGCAGGGCTGGCCGGCGCCGGGCGGTCGCTGGCCGCTGCGTGGGCCCAGGCCGGGACCGTGGGGTTGGGCGGCGGGGCCGCCGGCAGAGGAGCGGGCGGTGGTGAGGCTGGAGCCGATTGAATAGGCCGGGCCGGCTCGGGGTCGTCCCAGCGCGGCATGGGTTCCCAGGGGGCAGGCAGTCCCGGCAGGCGTGGAGCGTTCTGGGCGGAAGCCGGCGCAGCTCCAGGCACTGGGGCTTGCTCCCGCACGACAGCGTGTTCGGTCCCTAGGGCCACGGCTTCCTCGTCGTGGGCAGTAGGTGCGGCCCCGGTGCGCCGGAGCACCTGCGGCACGAAGCTCGGCTCGCTGTGCCGGATGGCGTGGGTGGCTTCGTGGGCGGCCAGCGCCAGCCCAGCTGGGGTTTCCAGGCGGGTGTCCGGCGACAGGAACACTGTGCGGCCCACGGTCAGGCCGTCGGCGCGGGCCTCCTTCAGGGCGGCCGGCACATGCACGTTCTGCACCACGCGCACGTCGTCCACCGCGCGCCCCAGTGTCTGGGCCAGGGCCGCGCGCGCGCTGGGCGCCAGTGGCTGGCCGTGCCCGTCTCGGCTCAGCGCCGTTTCCAGGGCGGTTTCCAACGCGGTGCTGTCCTGCGGGCGCAGAGGGTCCGGTGTGCGGGGCGTACGCGGTACCCCCAGGCGGTTGGGCAGGGTCGGACGCGGCAGGGTGGGCGCCGGATTCTCCAGCCGCGACACCCCGCGAGGGGCCTGGGTGGGCGGCGCCACCGGGCGCGCGGTGTCTGGACGCCCGTCATCCACCGCGCGCAGCAGTGGCGCAGGTGCTGGTCCCGTCACGGGCGGTAGGGGGGCAAGCCCAGGCTCAGCCGCAGGAGACACCGGCCGCTGCACCTGAGGGCTGGGGGCCAGTTCGGCCGGGGCGCCGTCCGGGCGAACCGCTTGCGGCGCAGCGGTAGGAAGGGGACCCGCTGGCGGGATGGGCTGTACCGCTTCCGCCGGTGCCGGTGTCATGGGCGCCGCGACTGGTGATGAAGGAGCAGCCTGCTCGTCTGCAACGGGTCCGGCTGGGCGCTGCTGGGGCCCCGCCTGTGGCACATCTGCAGCACCAGGGCTGAGGGGAGCAAGTGGGGCAACCTGCGCCACGTCCTGCGGCAGAACAGGCACGGGCACAGCCGGAAGTTCCGGTGTCGCCACGTACGGAGGCACGGGGAGCGGCAGGCTCTGAGGGGCGCCTTCCTCGCCAGCCCATGCGGCAGGCGCAGAAGGAACGACTGGGTCCACCCTTTCCGGCAGGGGGGCGGTGGGACGTTCTGGGGTGAGGCTGGGGTTTGCAGCAGAGGTCGCCCCGGCGCGTTCTGGCGGCAGAGCCACGATTGGAGGCTCAAAGCTCCGGCTATCAGCCCGTGGGGCCGTCCAGGGTGTTCCGGGGATCGGGAGTGACGGCTCCTTAGGCGTGGCCCAAGGGGCGGGGAGGGGGAGCAGCGGCAGCCCTTCATCAGCGCGGGAAGCCAGATCCGGCCGGACTGGGGCCACAGGTGGCGTGGGCGGCAGGGGAGGGGCCAGAAGCCGCTCATGGGCTGCCTCGTTCACAGAGCTGGGCTCAGGAGCAACTTGCGGCACTTGTGGGGCAAGTTGCCGCTGAACCGCAAGGGGAGCGGGGGGCCGAACGACCGGTGCTGGCGCGGCAAGCACTGGGCCAGCGGCGAGACTGGTGGTGTCCACCACAGAAGTCGGCTCGGCTGCAGCCACCGGACGCTCGGCAGGCGCGGGCGGCTGGGCCAGCGTCGGCAGGATCGTTGCAGGAACAACTGGAAGCACTGGGGCCGCCACGGGTGCAGCAAGGCTTTCCGGGCCCAGCACAGGCTGAACCGTGGGTTCGCTGGGCACCACGAAGGCCGGCTCCGTTGCTGGCTCGGCGGCTGGTCGGCCAAGCTGGGCCGGGCTGGGCATAGCGACCGGCAGCGTGGGCCTGGGCAGGGGAGAGGAGGAGCTGGAGTGCAGGCCCGCAGCAGGCTCGCTGGGCGGGCGGGGGCTGACAGGGGATTGCACCGCGCGCTCTGGCGCCGCTTCCGTCAGCGCTGGCGGGGCCACGGGGGCCGGCGGGCTCAGATCTGGGCGCACGGGCATTGGCCCGGTGCTTGTTGGCTCTGGCTGCTTGTCTAGCACAGGCACTGGCCTTGGCTGGGTCAGCAGCGGCTCGGAAGCCGTCGGTGCCTCAGGAGCCGGGCGCGCTGCAGGGGGCGTTACCGTCGGCGCGGTCGGCGCCACCAGGGTCTCAGGGAAAGCGTGCTCGGGCACGGGTCCAGCGGTGGCCGGCTCTGGCTGACGCTGCACAGCTGGGAGAAGGCCGGGCACTTCTGCAGGTGGCGTCGGTGCAGGAAGGGCCGCTGCTGGCTGCAGGTGTGGAGCCACGGGCTGGGGCAGGTTGGCCGGCGCCAGCGTGTCGCTCAGAGGCGCGTTGCTTGAAGGCGCACGCTCTGGCGCACCTGGGGCACGCTGGGCCGTCGCACGGTCCACGGGTCTGGCTACCTCTGGAACGGTGTCAGCCGGGCTTTGAAGGAGGGGATTAGAAAGGATTGGGGCAGGCTGAGCAGCGGCCTCGTCAGCCTGGGGGGCAGCTGGCTCACTCTGGACCGTCGCACGATCCACGGGCGTGGCTACTTCTGGGACAGTGGCGGCCGGGCTCTGGCCGACGGGTGTGGGAAGCACCGGGGCGGGCTCAGAAGGGGCCTTGTCAGCCAGAGCGGGTGCGGCTTGCCTCTGGCGCTGCAGGGCCTCCACAGTGCGCGGCTCGGCCGGGGGAGGCATGACTGGCGCAGGGGCTGCAGGCGGAGTGACCGCTGGCCTGGGTACCGGTGCTGCTGCCGGGAGCTGGGGACTGGACTCAGTGTCTGGCGCCACCTCCTGCGGCAAAGTGGGCCGCAACGACGGCTGAACCGCCTCTGCAGGCAAGGCCGTGGGAAGCGTTGGGGGCACCGCGACTGGAGCGGCAGGGGGCTCGCGTCCCTCCTCGGCAGGAACGCTGGAGCGCTGCACCGCAGGAACCGCCAGCCCCTGAGCAGCCTGTGGCGTTTCCAGGGCAGGGGTCAGGGAAGGCGTTGGCACAGCCACAGGAGCTGGTTCAATCGGAGCCGCCGAACGCGCCTCTGGTCTTGGACCTTGTGGCAGAACGGGTGCGGCATTTGGCCCATCCGGGTTCCGGGGGCGTGCGACCTGTGGGTTCGGCACTGCCTGAGCGGGTTGAGGCGGAGCCTCTGCTGGCGAAGTGCTCGCCTGTTCAGGAACCACCGTGGTTCGGGGCTGCTCGTTACGCGGCTCGGGTAGCCGAACCGCCTGGGCTGTGGGCGTAACAGCCTCTATCTCTGGTGCTGCTGGCGTCAGCAGGGCCGCAGGCGCGTCTGGTGCCAGCGGGCTGGGCGGTGACCCTCCCCGTGGAGGGGCTGTGTCTGGTTCTTCGTCGGCCTCGGTGGCCTCGCCCCGGCGCCGGGTGGGCGCCGACCGGGCTTCCTTGTTATGGCCCGCGCGGCTGGCCCGGGCCTTGATCCGGGTGGGGCCGCCGGGCAGCGCACCCGGCAAAGGAGCGGGGGTGGGTGCCGCTGCGGGCGCTCCCTCAGCGCTGGTGACCGGGGCTTCGGGCTCAGCGCTCGCTTCAGCCGCATTCTGCTCGGGGTTGTGGTCCTTCCAATCCAGCAGCTCATGAATCGGAATCATGGACGGGCTCAGCTCGCCGTTGGCTTCCATCTCCGCATAGCGGTTCAGGCGCGACAGCAGGCTCTGAGACGTCTCGGGCGCGATGATTGGCGCGGCCTTGGTCTCAACTGGGGGCGGGGTCTGGGGGCGAGGCGGCACCGTCGGGCGGGGGCGGCGGGGCAGGCGCACCGGCACATCGCTGTTCTGCGCGCGCAGCAGCGCCTCCAGTTCCCGGCGCTCCTGTTCCTGGGCAGCCCGCAGCTCTTCCGGGCTGGGCTCTGACGCGGCAGCGGGTTCCGCTGGCTCCGTCTCCACTGGCGTGTCGTCAACGGGCTCGGGGGTCACCTCAGCTGTTGCGACCGCTGGCGCTGGGGCCACCGTCTCCGGCGTGGCCGTCACAGGCTCACGTGGGGGCTCTGCTGGTGTCACCGGGGGCGCCGACTCGGCCGACCGCTGGGCGGAAGGCTGAACTGGGGGCACCTGTGGGGCAGCACCTTCGCTGGGCCCCTGCGCGGCAAGGGCTTCACGCTCGCTGGGCACCTCGGGCGCGGGGAGGGTGGGGCGAGCCGCCAGCGGTTCGGGCGCGCTGGCGGGGGCTGGTGCTGGCTCATCGCGGTGTGGGCGGCCCTCATCTGCTGCCCGTTGCGTGGTCACGGGCGCCCGCTCAGGTTCGGGGCGCCCCAGTGGAGCGGGGCTCGGCGCTGGCTCGGCGGCCAACGGGCGATCACCCGTTGCGCCCGCCTCTGCATTCTGGTTCAGGGCCATCGTCTCCCGAAACGACGGCGTGCGCCGGGGCGGAGCGCTGACCGGCGCCGGAGGCTCAAACTCGGGCCGGGGAGCAGGTGGCAGGCCCTGGGGCGGCGGCGCGGTGAGCAGGCCAGCAGCCAGCACCTCATCGGCGTCACCGTAGGGGTCGGGCGCTGGCCACGTTTCGGCCACCGGGGCCGCCACCGGCGCACTGGGCGCGGTGGGTGCAGGCGACGGCATGGCCGGTCTTTCTGGGCCCTGGGGAACGAGCCCCTGGGGCGCTGGTGCAGAGGGCGCCGGGCTTGGGGGCAGGGCAGCGGCTGGCGTAGGGACCGGCGGGCGGCCGTTCCCCAGGGGTAAAGCGGCGGCGAAGGGGTCCGCCGTTGCGGACACCGGCTCCGGGACGGCCAAGACGCGGGCGACCACCCGGCGAGGTTTGGCCTGGGTGGTCGTTGCCAGCGGCTGAGGGGCCCACCCGCCGGAGGGACTGAAGGGGGACGTGGGAGCCGCACGCGTGACAGGGTCCTGCTGCGTGACGGCCATACGGGAAGCGTGTTTCAGGCGGCGGAGCCGCTCGTCAAAGATGCTCACAAAACTCCTCTCGGTCGCCGCGCGGGTGACCCAGCGGGGACCAAGATAGGAGGGAGGTCCCCGCGCTCAGCGGCTGATTTGCAGAAAACCGGCGTGGGCCAGTTCCAGGGTTTCGACAGCCACGGCGTCGCCACTGCCCGCAAACTGGGGGCCGCTCCACTTCACGGGATAGGCCTGCAACAGTTCAAAGCGCACCAGCACGCTGCCGTTGGGGTGGTACACAACGATGGTGACGTTGCGCACGTCCAGGTAACCGTTGACGACACTCAGGTACCATTCGAGCAACTGCTGGCCGGCCACCACGCCGCGTTTCAGGGTGATATTGCCCATTTTGCTGCGCACCGGCAGCCGCAGGACCCGGTCATTGACCCCACCCTCAATGAAATCCATGGTCTCGGTTTCGATCTGCAGGCCGCTGACCTCGTTGAAGGCCGCGTGCTCCAGACCGTCAATCGCCACATGGTAGCGGTGGTTCGACAGAATGTTGTACGCCGCTTTCTGCGGTGTGGTGGGCACCGGAGGCTGCTTGACCTGCGCGCGCACGTACGCGCTCACATTGGCCGAGGCGGAAAAGCCGCCGGCGCCTACCGTGGCCGAGGCGCTCAGAGACGCGCCTGCGCCGGCCCGGCTGTAGTGCGCGCTGGTTGCCATCTTCACAGTCATCTACTGACCTCCGGTGCGGCGGGCGCGCTCCAGGCGCAGGTCTTCCAGAAGCAGAAGGTACACCCGCCGCGTGAGTTCCTCCAGATCCAGGCCCGGAACCTGCTGGGGCGCGCGGTTGCCCACAGGCACAGCCGAACCGCTTGGCCGGGCAGGAGGCGGCGCACTGCTCATGCCGGATTGGCCTCCTGGCCCAGGTCAAGTTCCAGCAGCGCCCCGCAGTGTGGGCACTCGGTTTCGACGGTGCCAGTGACGGCGGCGGGCGCGCTCGGTCCAGCCGGAGCCGCCCAGTTCACG includes:
- a CDS encoding response regulator, encoding MTAASDRLDAQAILQALSAYRRGDFSARLPLTWEGIEGRIAETFNDLVEESARIAQDVARVGATVGKEGNTKQRIPLGTTTGSWAALIENVNDLVDDLVWPTTEMTRVVTAVAHGDLTQTMATEVNGRPMQGQFLQIVTTLNTMVAQLNAFAGEVTRVAREVGTEGKLGGQANVEGVGGVWRDLTENVNFMANNLTGQVRNIADVTTAVANGDLSRKITVDARGEILELKNTINTMVDQLNAFASEVTRVAREVGTEGRLGGQADVRGVGGTWKDLTDNVNFMANNLTGQVRNIADVTTAVANGDLSKKITVDARGEILDLKNTINTMVDQLNAFAGEVTRVAREVGTEGKLGGQAQVVGVGGTWKDLTENVNSMASNLTDQVRNIAFVTTAVANGDLSKKITVDVKGEILDLKNTVNTMVDQLNAFASEVTRVAREVGTEGKLGGQADVRGVAGTWKDLTDNVNFMASNLTDQVRNIAFVTTAVANGDLSKKITVDVKGEILDLKNTVNIMVDQLNAFASEVTRVAREVGTEGKLGGQANVPGVGGTWKDLTENVNSMASNLTGQVRGIARVVTAVANGDLKKTLTLEAKGEIAELAETINSMIETLATFAQQVTGVAREVGVEGRLGGQASVPGASGTWKDLTDNVNQLAANLTTQVRAIADVATAVTAGDLTRSINLDARGELDALKDNINEMIVNLRETTEKNTEQDWLKTNLAKFTRMLQGQRDLLTVSRLILSELAPLVKARHGVFYTMDEDTTTLQLQASYAYRERKGLTNRFALGEGLVGQAALEQEMIVLTHVPDDYVQINSGLGASAPRTIVVLPVVFEGQTKAVIEMASFETFSATHLSFLEQFTESVGIVLNTIQATMRTETLLRQSQSMAQELQSQQEELRQTNEELEEKARLLADQNREVEDKNRQVESARHALEEKAAQLALTSKYKSEFLANMSHELRTPLNSLLLLAGQLREDPQGNLSDQQKAYAKTIFAAGNDLLNLINDILDLSKIESGTVNADPTQVTFARIREAVETTFAHLAAEKGVELRLDFSPQLPASLYTDDTRLLQILKNLLSNAFKFTAEGHVALDVEPVRRGWSPDQTALNSAAGVVAFRVSDTGIGIAADKQRLIFEAFQQADGSTSRKYGGTGLGLAISRELARILGGEITLESTPGQGSRFTLYLPLRFQAPPELRAPRALPVGAPAGLQAAPVQFGSGQASNGQFGNGQFGSGQASAEQAAPEATVIQDDRAALQPGDRILLIVEDDPAYAGVLLDLAHERGFMGLVAARGDQALHLAQTYRPAAVTLDLTLPDTNGWAVLDALKHDPQTRHIPVHIISGQEPSIVSRKLGALDHTTKAGNRQQLTEVFTNLEAFLARRVKRVLIVEDDELQRQSLEELIGDTDVETVSVTTGAAALEALQGAPFDCIVLDLHLPDMSGFDLMTNLNETPAYRAIPIIVYTAQDLTRAQETQLRKAAKSIIVKDVRSPERLLDEVTLFLHRVEATLPEGKRQILAGARQQEPELHGKKVLLVDDDIRNIFALTAVLERHQMQIVTAENGREALAALDAHDDIDLVLMDVMMPELDGYETTRLIRRNPAYTALPIISLTAKAMPGDREQSIESGASDYISKPVNTAQLLSLLRVWLSK
- a CDS encoding CheR family methyltransferase, which codes for MALEVSGEFPREPLQDIELSLLLEAVYRATGHDFRAYTTATIRRRVLHAVAEEGLESISALQARALHDAAAMQRLRETLAINVTEMFRDPTFFRALREQVLPLLRTHPFVRVWHAGCSTGEEVYSLAILLHEAGLLDRSRLYATDMHAPALQQARQGIYPLGKLAAYEDNYHLSGGQAEFGDYFTQQYGHARVKAFLRQPIIWGQHNLATDSSFNEFHLILCRNVMIYFTRPLQDHVQALLWESLMPFGVLGLGHHESLDFSPQAVRFEPLNLAEKLYRRVG
- a CDS encoding sensor histidine kinase, coding for MPGTLPLAVPRARILIVDDQDSKRLGLAAALEPLGQEVVMVASGREALRHLLTGEFAVILLDVQMPDMDGFETARLIRSRRQTETTPIIFVTAHDRAEADMLGGYTLGAVDFIYSPVRSEVLRAKVNVFVELHLKTLTVQAHERRLRELESRQAQHELAKLWGAIAQSADPVMITNRDGVIEYVNSAFERVTGYAAEEALGQTPALLNAGRQDAVFFEGLWRTLLGGEVFRGEFINRRKDGGEYHEEKTITPIRDEAGRITHFVATSQDVTYRKQMEAQLHALNASLEARVRERTAELEDVNSELEAYAYSISHDLRTPLRHIGSFADLLARSSGERLGDPGQRYLRIIQDGAVKMEALIDGLLDFARTGRSELRPQTIELPRLVQEIIAELPGADAATWEVRDLGTVCGDLLGVRQVLTNLLTNALKYAHPARTPHIELWTEAGEHEQTVHVRDNGLGFDMTYGHRLFAVFQRLHTEAPGHGVGLAIVKRIVTRHGGRIWAESVEGEGSTFSFSLPGGPPSPPGE
- a CDS encoding eCIS core domain-containing protein, whose amino-acid sequence is MTGPAPAPLLRAVDDGRPDTARPVAPPTQAPRGVSRLENPAPTLPRPTLPNRLGVPRTPRTPDPLRPQDSTALETALETALSRDGHGQPLAPSARAALAQTLGRAVDDVRVVQNVHVPAALKEARADGLTVGRTVFLSPDTRLETPAGLALAAHEATHAIRHSEPSFVPQVLRRTGAAPTAHDEEAVALGTEHAVVREQAPVPGAAPASAQNAPRLPGLPAPWEPMPRWDDPEPARPIQSAPASPPPAPLPAAPPPNPTVPAWAHAAASDRPAPASPAPAAASGSPAVGRRAATPAQVDLDQVAREVYARLRDRLGDELRRL
- a CDS encoding phage tail protein translates to MTVKMATSAHYSRAGAGASLSASATVGAGGFSASANVSAYVRAQVKQPPVPTTPQKAAYNILSNHRYHVAIDGLEHAAFNEVSGLQIETETMDFIEGGVNDRVLRLPVRSKMGNITLKRGVVAGQQLLEWYLSVVNGYLDVRNVTIVVYHPNGSVLVRFELLQAYPVKWSGPQFAGSGDAVAVETLELAHAGFLQISR